The window GTATGAGGAATTGGCGAAGTGAAACGCATCCTGGGGCAACAGATTATTGAAATACATCGCAGGCTTATCAATCAAACAGGCGGAATGGAAGGGGTGAGGGATAGTAATATGTTGGATTCCGCAGTAATGTCCCCTTTTCAAACATTTGGAGGCGCGGACCTTTACCCTAATTTGCATGCCAAGGCTGCTCAAATGGGGTATCAGCTTATAAACAACCATCCTTTTTTCGATGGAAATAAACGTACCGGAATACATATCATGTTTCTTTTTTTGCTGATTAACGATGAAAAAATAATCGCTACAAACAAGGAAAAAATTGAGTTGGGGCTGAGCATCGCAGAAGGGAAAATCAATCCTCAGGAGATAATCCTTTGGCTTGATGCTCATGCGAAAAAGATACGATGAATTTCCATTTCCCATGGAGAATTAGTTAATACACTGACAAAGTACTATGATTTTATGCGCCGGACAAATCAACAACCTTGCGGCAAAGAATAAGAGTTTTAACCGCAAGGTCGAAAAAGTTAAGGAAGGAATACCTCCGGGTGGAGAAAATCATTCAGTATCCAATACAGTGTACCCGGTCCGTCCAAAAAGCCTGGAAACTTCCCAGACGGACCGGGATCATAATCCAACTAGTCCGAAGCCGCAGCCTGTACTGCCCCCGAGGCCGCGTTTGCAGCGGGTATGGGAGCTCCGTTGAAATCCGTTTCAGGATAGTCATCAGGGCGTGTTGTTATTACCCCCAATGCGCCTGCCTTTGGTTTGAAGCTTGACAGTTCAAAGGGAAGCTCGCTCACTTGCACATCGCCATCGGTAAAGGTCCATCCGCTTTGGCTGGTTCCGGTTCCGTTCGGCTTGTCCGTCACATTAAAGCCACCTGATGTTGGCGACGTACCGGAGCTGTTGTATACGATGGGCCCATAATAACTTGCGGTATTCCCATAAAAGATATTGCCGGTAAGGGTCAGGGTTCCACCGTACTTATAAATTGCACCGCCATAGCCGGATGTGTTATTATAGAAGGTACAACCCTGCACAGTGAGTACGCCGTCGCTGTGGTAGATAACCCCGCCGTTTGATCCGGCTTTATTCCCGCTAAAGATGCAGGACTGGAGGGTCAGGTTCCCGGTATTCCCTATGGCAGTTCCATAGTAACTGGTAGTCCGGTTCCTGAAGTGGAACCTTTTGATAACTACAGTCGTACTCGAACCACTTATATAAAATAACTGCGATGTATTGCCGGTTCCGGCAATACCGCTGCCGTCAAGAATAACACCGTTCCCTTCGATGGTTATGCTCTTGGTGATCTGGGGCAGAACAGTGGCAAGGTTGATAACGTTCCCGGTGGGCAGCATTACCTTGATGGTGTCTCCGTCAGATGCGTTGGTCAGGGCTGTCCGCAAGGTGCCTGTCCCGGTATCCGCAGCGTTGGTAACCTCACTGCCGAATACCGCCCTGACAACAGTATCGCCGCTTATCGTTAGGGTGTATTGTTTCGGAGTTGGCTGCGTCGGCAGCTGGGTTCCGTTCAGAGTCCAGTACAAAAATGTTTTGCTTCCCTCTGTTGCTTCCAGGGTTACCGAGGCGCCGAAGTCATAAAAACCGTCTGTATTTACGCTGCCCGCAGTTACACTGACTGTACCTGAGCCACTTACCCCGTAGTCCAGGTAATACCCTGTTGAAACAGCCTGTACTGCCCCTGCCGCCGCATTTGAAGCGGGTATAGGATCGCCGTAGAAGTCTGTTTCAGGATAGTCCTCAGGGCGTGTTGTTATTACAGCCGGAATGCCTGTTTTTAATTTAAAGCTTACAGGTCCAAAGGGTATAGAGCTCACCTGTGTATCACCGCTGGTAAAGTTCCAGCCGCTCTGACTGCTTTCGGTTCCGTCCGGCTTGTCCGTCATATTAAAGCCGCCTGATGTTACCGTACCGCCGCCTACGATGGGCCCATAACTTGCGGTATTCCCGTAAAAGATATTGCCGGTAAAGGTCAGGGTTCCACTGGAGCTATAAATTGCGCCGCCACTATAACCGGATGTGTTATTGTAGAAGGTACAACCCTGCACGGTGAGTGCGCCGCCGTTGTGGTGGTAAACCGCCCCGCCATAAGCGTTTGATGCAGTAGTTTTATTCCCGCTAAAGATGCAGGACTGGAGGGTCAGGTTCCCACTATTCCGTATGGCAGCGCCATAGACACTGTTAGTCCGGTTTCTGAAGTGGACCCTTTTGATAACCACACCCGCGCTTGAACCGGTATTCAATAACTGCGAGTAATTACCGGTCTCGGCAATGCCGCTGCCGTCTAGAATAATACCGTTCCCTTCGATGGTTATGCTCTTTGCGATCGATGGCAAAACACTGGTAAGATTGATTACGCTCCCGGCAGGCAAAGTTACCCTGATGGTACCTCCGTCAGATACATTGGTCAGAGCTGCCCGTAAGGTTCCTGTCCCGCTGCCATCCGCAGCGCTGGTAACCTCATTGTAGAATACCGCCCTGACAACAGTATCATCGTTTATTGTTAGGGTATACAGATTCAGCGTTGGCGGCGCCTGCATCTGGGTTCCGTTCAGCGTCCAGTAATGAATCACTTCCATACCGTTCGCTGCCTGGAGTGTTACCGAGGTGCCGGGATTGTAAAAACCGTCCTCATTGGCGCTGCCTGAGATTATATTGACTGTGCCCGAGCCGTTTGCCCCATAATCAAGGGCATAGCCTGTAACCGCAGCCTGTACCGCTCCTGCCGCTGCATTTGAAGCGGGTATGGGATCGCCATAGAAGTCCGTATCAGGATAGTCCTCAGGACGCGCTGTTATTACACCCGAAGCGCTCTTTCCCGATTTAAAGCTTACACGTCCAAAGGGTATGACGCTTACCTGTGTATCGCTACTGGCAAAGGTCCATCCACTCTGGTCGGTTCCGCCTGGATGGTCCGTCACATTAAAACCGCCTGATATTACCGTACCCCATTGATTGATTACGAT is drawn from Leadbettera azotonutricia ZAS-9 and contains these coding sequences:
- a CDS encoding type II toxin-antitoxin system death-on-curing family toxin, with the translated sequence MKRILGQQIIEIHRRLINQTGGMEGVRDSNMLDSAVMSPFQTFGGADLYPNLHAKAAQMGYQLINNHPFFDGNKRTGIHIMFLFLLINDEKIIATNKEKIELGLSIAEGKINPQEIILWLDAHAKKIR
- a CDS encoding beta strand repeat-containing protein, encoding MKRKTTILALIIAALFMASCDNIASPETSLNGNSQTGLFVLKIDSLSTGRTILPAANINDFEKFDLTFTAGGQSPVIVSKTRAEIGEAIELAQGTWALEITAYITGPGEELVPAARGSESDIQIVAGTTVSKPVALNAIVSEGEGTFAYTVNYPGWVAIAQMTITPLSDGGTAEQTLDFIVSDPAIGALALNAGYYRVVTALTFEDNNAGKHEILHIYKNLTSSVTYTFTPANFEAITVTSTADSGTGTFRAALNNVSDGGAVKVMLPVGSVITLTNALPEINKSISIEGNGVILDGSGIGNTSQLLNISNTYAAVVIKRVHFRNRTTSGGYGAAIRNDGILTLQSCIFSGNKTTGSYGGAVYTSGTLTVQGCTFYNNTSGSYGGAIYRYGGTLTFTGNIFYGNTATYGGPIVYGGGGTVTSGGFNMTDKPDGAGTDQSGWTFTGSDTQVSAIPFGPVSFKLRTGVPAAITTRPEGYPETDFYGEPIPASNAAAGAVQAVSTGYYLDLGVSGSGMISVNAGSANADGLYDSGISVTLEVTDGNEVFWYWTLNGTQLPAQVTPKQYTLTMGGDTAVGAVFCNEVTSVNNTGTGTLRAALTNVSDRGVIRVTLPAGSVINLTSVLPEVNKSITIEGNGVILDGSGIAETGDYSQLLNIGSAGVVIKRVHFRNRTNSDYGAAIRNSGNLTLQSCIFSGNKTTASNAAGGVIYHNGGALTVQGCTFYKNLSNASNYSGSAIYNDFGTLILTGNIFYDNTASLYRPIVINQWGTVISGGFNVTDHPGGTDQSGWTFASSDTQVSVIPFGRVSFKSGKSASGVITARPEDYPDTDFYGDPIPASNAAAGAVQAAVTGYALDYGANGSGTVNIISGSANEDGFYNPGTSVTLQAANGMEVIHYWTLNGTQMQAPPTLNLYTLTINDDTVVRAVFYNEVTSAADGSGTGTLRAALTNVSDGGTIRVTLPAGSVINLTSVLPSIAKSITIEGNGIILDGSGIAETGNYSQLLNTGSSAGVVIKRVHFRNRTNSVYGAAIRNSGNLTLQSCIFSGNKTTASNAYGGAVYHHNGGALTVQGCTFYNNTSGYSGGAIYSSSGTLTFTGNIFYGNTASYGPIVGGGTVTSGGFNMTDKPDGTESSQSGWNFTSGDTQVSSIPFGPVSFKLKTGIPAVITTRPEDYPETDFYGDPIPASNAAAGAVQAVSTGYYLDYGVSGSGTVSVTAGSVNTDGFYDFGASVTLEATEGSKTFLYWTLNGTQLPTQPTPKQYTLTISGDTVVRAVFGSEVTNAADTGTGTLRTALTNASDGDTIKVMLPTGNVINLATVLPQITKSITIEGNGVILDGSGIAGTGNTSQLFYISGSSTTVVIKRFHFRNRTTSYYGTAIGNTGNLTLQSCIFSGNKAGSNGGVIYHSDGVLTVQGCTFYNNTSGYGGAIYKYGGTLTLTGNIFYGNTASYYGPIVYNSSGTSPTSGGFNVTDKPNGTGTSQSGWTFTDGDVQVSELPFELSSFKPKAGALGVITTRPDDYPETDFNGAPIPAANAASGAVQAAASD